The region GGTGTTACTATTCAAGGTGGGATTCTTGATGGACAAGGCACAAATTTGTGGAACTGCAAAAGAGCAGGGAAGCGCTGTCCTAGTGGAGCCACGGTATGTTTATCATCCCGTTTAGGTCTTCCTCTAACACCTttacaatatttttaaaaaacttttcgtgtaaaatctctctctctctctcccccctctctctctcccccccctctctctctctctctccccctctctccctctctctctctctctctctctctctctccctccctccctctctctctctctcgcccccCTCCCTCCCAAAGACtttataagttttttttattTGATAGGAATTTTTGAAGTTATAAAGTGAGGAACGTATAGGGTCTACATGAGTTGCTTTTCACTAACATTGAGGATGGGCAGAGAGGCCACCCGTAAACTTTATTTAAGTTGATACATAACAAACTTTTATATTGCAGACACTCAGGTTTACCAACTCAAAGAATATCATGATAAAAGGACTAACTTCACTAAACAGCCAAATGTTCCACATTGTCTTCAATGGCTGTCACAATGTCAAGATGTCAGGAGTCAATGTTCAGGCATCTGGCAATAGCCCTAACACCGACGGAATTCACGTTCAACAGTCGTCCAGTGTTATGATTTTGAATTCGAAAATCAGTACCGGAGATGACTGTATTTCTATAGGCGCAGGCACAACTAATTTGTGGATCGAAAATGTCTTGTGCGGCCCTGGCCACGGAATCAGGTAAACTTCCAAATTCATTCTCATGATACATTTAGTTTCAAATATTACCCTCTATACTTAAATTGAAGCTAAACTGTAATCTACGCGTTTTCTTATACCATgcacactacaagaaaaacgcaCATTTCTGATCAGGTTAAATTTGTTGGCACGTGAAAAATTAATTGTAACTTCTAGTCAGAATTTCGGCCAAATCTTGAAACTGTTTTTCTTGCAGTATCGGTAGTTTAGGTAAAGATTTGCAAGAACCAGGAGTGCAGAATGTGACAGTTAAAACAGTAACATTTACCGGAACCCAAAATGGCGCCAGAATAAAATCATGGGGTAGACCAAGCTCCGGTTTCGTTCGAAATGTACTTTTCCAGCATATTACAATGGTTAACGTGAACAATCCTATCGTAATCGACCAAAATTACTGCCCTAACAACAAGAATTGCCCAGGACAGGTATGATATAAGATCAAGTTCTGAATATTTACGAGAAATCTGTAATTAAGTCCACATTTTAACTAACATGTATTTCTTTATTTCAGAATTCTGGTGTAAAGATTAGTGACATAAGCTACGAAGATATTCACGGATCATCAGCAACGAA is a window of Apium graveolens cultivar Ventura chromosome 11, ASM990537v1, whole genome shotgun sequence DNA encoding:
- the LOC141698270 gene encoding polygalacturonase-like, with the translated sequence MVMNLSCLLVAQAFLVLFLQYSLVVSESAVSYNVQSYGAKPDGKTDSTKAFLSAWGAACGSIRPATIYVPSGRYLLRDAQFSGQCKSKGVTFQIDGTLVAPADIWAIGNIGNWLHFEYVDGVTIQGGILDGQGTNLWNCKRAGKRCPSGATTLRFTNSKNIMIKGLTSLNSQMFHIVFNGCHNVKMSGVNVQASGNSPNTDGIHVQQSSSVMILNSKISTGDDCISIGAGTTNLWIENVLCGPGHGISIGSLGKDLQEPGVQNVTVKTVTFTGTQNGARIKSWGRPSSGFVRNVLFQHITMVNVNNPIVIDQNYCPNNKNCPGQNSGVKISDISYEDIHGSSATKISVQFDCSKKNPCSRIKLDNVKLTYGNQPSSASCDNAGGTASGVVVPASCL